The Granulicella sibirica genome has a segment encoding these proteins:
- a CDS encoding SDR family NAD(P)-dependent oxidoreductase: MDLQLQNSVCFVAGSSRGIGRAIATTLLAEGASIVLTGRNQDSLDRTHADLATPETQTRILSIPADFTDPRAIQTAFDRTIQHFGHIDHLIANLGTGAGTPGPTPPPEDWTRLFDQNFFASVRLTEACLPHLRVNGGSILYISSIVALEATPAPLPYSAAKAALTNYAKNLSRHLAADKIRINTIAPGNIFFPGGSWERHLANRREAVEAMLKTEVPQNRFGTPEEIASLAAWLCSPLAAFSTGSTYVVDGGQTRSI, translated from the coding sequence ATGGACCTGCAACTCCAAAACTCGGTCTGCTTCGTAGCAGGATCCTCCCGTGGCATCGGACGCGCCATCGCGACAACCCTCCTCGCCGAGGGCGCAAGCATCGTTCTCACCGGCCGCAATCAGGACTCCCTCGACCGCACCCACGCCGATCTTGCAACGCCCGAGACCCAAACCCGCATCCTCTCCATCCCTGCCGACTTCACCGATCCCCGAGCCATCCAGACCGCCTTCGATCGCACCATCCAGCATTTCGGCCACATCGACCACCTCATCGCCAACCTCGGCACCGGCGCCGGCACTCCCGGTCCAACGCCCCCACCCGAAGACTGGACCCGCCTCTTCGATCAGAACTTCTTCGCCTCGGTCCGCCTCACCGAAGCCTGCCTTCCACACTTACGCGTAAATGGCGGCTCCATTCTCTATATCTCGTCCATCGTCGCCCTCGAAGCCACCCCCGCTCCTCTTCCCTACTCCGCCGCCAAGGCCGCCCTCACCAACTACGCCAAAAATCTCAGCCGCCACCTCGCCGCCGACAAGATCCGCATCAACACCATCGCTCCCGGAAACATCTTCTTTCCCGGCGGCTCCTGGGAGCGCCATCTGGCCAACCGCCGCGAAGCCGTCGAAGCCATGCTCAAGACCGAAGTTCCCCAGAACCGCTTCGGAACCCCCGAAGAGATAGCCTCCCTCGCCGCCTGGCTCTGTTCCCCACTCGCCGCCTTCTCGACCGGAAGCACCTACGTCGTCGACGGCGGCCAAACCCGTTCCATCTAA
- a CDS encoding gluconate:H+ symporter, whose product MIDHHSIFLLVSAMISVIALVLLIAVFKLNPFITLFLTALALAVVTGMPAAGIVKSFETGVGGALGHIAIVVALGTMLGKMMAESGGADQIAFTLIRFFGEKNIPWAMMVIGLLIGLPAFFEVGFVLLVPVAFTVARRTGTSLILVGLPMVAGLSVVHGLVPPHPAALMAVTIFKADVGRTIFYALIVGIPTAIIAGPLYAKLIAPHVHLSADNRMAAEFVDHGSERSLPNFALTLLTILLPVVLMLVGSGANAFSTPGGKLNETLHFVGNDDMALLIGTLFSFVTLGTMRGFSRKTILHFSNECIAPTASITLLVGAGAGFGRILIDSGVSNAIILVALRTHVPLLLLAWLLAALMRLATGSATVAMTTAAGIVAPIALTASTGVRPELLAIATGAGSLIFSHVNDGGFWLVKEYFDMTITETIQTWSVCETIISVVAFLLTVVLSFIV is encoded by the coding sequence GTGATCGATCATCACAGTATCTTCCTGCTGGTCTCGGCGATGATCTCCGTGATCGCCCTGGTGCTGCTGATTGCTGTCTTCAAGCTGAACCCATTCATTACTCTCTTCCTGACTGCCTTAGCCCTTGCGGTAGTAACCGGGATGCCTGCGGCGGGGATCGTCAAGTCGTTTGAGACGGGAGTTGGCGGGGCGCTGGGACATATCGCGATCGTGGTTGCGCTTGGCACGATGCTGGGCAAGATGATGGCGGAATCGGGTGGGGCGGATCAGATCGCATTCACACTGATCCGGTTCTTCGGCGAGAAGAATATCCCGTGGGCCATGATGGTGATCGGCCTTCTGATTGGGCTGCCGGCATTCTTTGAAGTCGGTTTCGTCCTTCTGGTCCCGGTCGCGTTTACGGTGGCGAGGAGGACCGGCACGTCTCTCATTCTTGTGGGCTTGCCGATGGTGGCGGGTTTGTCCGTTGTGCATGGGCTTGTGCCTCCGCATCCGGCTGCGCTAATGGCGGTGACGATCTTCAAGGCGGATGTGGGGCGCACGATCTTCTATGCATTAATCGTTGGGATTCCCACGGCCATCATCGCCGGTCCGCTCTACGCGAAGCTCATTGCCCCGCATGTGCATCTCTCGGCCGATAACCGGATGGCGGCGGAGTTCGTTGATCACGGCTCGGAACGCAGTCTGCCAAACTTCGCCCTTACCCTGCTGACGATCCTGCTGCCGGTCGTGCTGATGCTGGTGGGAAGCGGGGCTAACGCTTTTTCGACGCCGGGAGGAAAGCTGAATGAGACGCTGCACTTTGTCGGCAACGACGATATGGCGCTTCTTATCGGGACCCTTTTTAGCTTCGTCACATTAGGCACGATGCGGGGCTTCTCAAGGAAGACGATCCTGCATTTCAGTAACGAATGCATCGCGCCTACTGCGTCGATCACGCTCCTGGTTGGGGCGGGCGCCGGATTTGGGCGGATCCTCATCGATAGTGGCGTGTCTAACGCGATCATCCTGGTTGCGCTGCGTACGCATGTCCCACTTCTTCTGCTCGCATGGCTGCTTGCAGCGTTGATGCGGCTGGCTACAGGGTCCGCGACGGTGGCAATGACGACGGCAGCGGGGATTGTGGCGCCGATTGCGTTGACAGCTTCTACTGGAGTGCGTCCGGAGTTGCTTGCCATCGCCACCGGGGCTGGATCGTTGATTTTCTCGCACGTGAACGATGGCGGGTTCTGGCTTGTCAAGGAGTACTTCGATATGACGATTACGGAGACGATTCAAACCTGGTCTGTCTGCGAGACGATTATCTCCGTAGTCGCCTTTCTCCTCACGGTAGTCTTGTCCTTTATTGTCTGA
- a CDS encoding RidA family protein yields the protein MSIKRYGVEGGKGTGGQHLPFARAVEADGWLYVSGQVSMVDGEVVPGGIIPQSRQAIANLLAILKEAGYGTEHVVRCGVWLDDARDFQSFNGVFREIFGENPPARACVVNSMVVDCKVEIDCVAYKAPSA from the coding sequence ATGAGCATTAAGCGGTATGGAGTTGAAGGCGGTAAGGGGACGGGCGGGCAGCACCTTCCTTTTGCAAGAGCAGTCGAGGCGGACGGATGGCTGTACGTCTCAGGTCAGGTCTCGATGGTGGATGGCGAGGTCGTGCCTGGGGGAATCATTCCGCAGTCTCGGCAGGCTATCGCCAATCTCCTGGCCATCTTAAAAGAGGCAGGCTACGGCACCGAGCACGTTGTGCGTTGCGGTGTGTGGTTGGATGATGCGCGCGACTTCCAATCGTTCAACGGTGTATTCCGGGAGATATTTGGAGAGAATCCTCCAGCGCGAGCGTGTGTTGTCAATAGCATGGTCGTCGATTGCAAGGTAGAGATCGACTGCGTAGCCTACAAGGCTCCATCGGCATGA
- a CDS encoding amino acid deaminase, with protein sequence MKDCPLSSLNKGVGHLEQPAPSGDITSFGWNLLHEDLSLPTAVLYEDRLKHNADWMQSFIAAYGVKLAPHGKTTMSPKLFDLQLKTGAWGITLATPHQTLVAYEHGVRRILMANQLIGKENMAIISRLLQDPAFEFFCLVDSVAQIEQLGTLFSRKNQRLKVLIELGVTGGRTGVRDEAQLQSVLEALTTWTSSLALCGVEMYEGVLKEEDAIRDFLKRAASVTQTLMEQGRFVRTPAILSGAGSAWYDVVAEVFSSAGFGESVDIILRPGCYLTHDIGVYRDAQTKIEQRNPIAHSMRSGLLPALQVWAYVQSIPEPEKAIIALGKRDAAFDLGLPLPTLHFRPGASEPSPASGHWTLTNMMDQHAYMTISEGDDLHVGDMIGFDISHPCLTFDKWRSLLVLNAKYQVIDAIQTFF encoded by the coding sequence TTGAAAGATTGCCCGCTATCTTCCCTCAACAAAGGGGTAGGTCACCTTGAGCAACCCGCTCCCTCCGGAGACATCACGTCGTTCGGATGGAACCTCCTCCACGAGGACCTCAGCCTACCCACAGCCGTCCTGTACGAAGACCGCCTGAAACATAACGCCGATTGGATGCAGAGCTTCATCGCCGCCTACGGCGTCAAGCTCGCCCCCCACGGCAAAACCACGATGTCCCCAAAGCTCTTCGATCTGCAACTCAAGACCGGAGCATGGGGGATCACGCTCGCGACCCCGCATCAAACGCTCGTTGCCTACGAGCACGGCGTACGCCGCATCCTCATGGCGAACCAACTCATCGGCAAAGAGAACATGGCGATCATCAGCCGCCTCCTGCAGGATCCAGCCTTCGAATTTTTCTGCCTCGTCGATTCCGTAGCGCAAATCGAACAGCTCGGCACCCTTTTCTCACGGAAGAACCAACGCCTCAAAGTTCTCATCGAACTCGGAGTCACGGGTGGACGCACCGGTGTTCGCGACGAGGCCCAACTCCAGTCCGTCCTCGAAGCCCTCACCACATGGACCTCGTCCCTCGCGCTCTGCGGAGTTGAAATGTACGAGGGCGTTCTCAAAGAGGAAGACGCCATTCGCGATTTCCTCAAGAGAGCGGCAAGCGTCACCCAAACGCTCATGGAACAAGGCCGTTTCGTGCGTACCCCCGCCATCCTCTCCGGAGCTGGCTCAGCCTGGTACGACGTCGTAGCCGAAGTCTTTTCCAGCGCGGGCTTCGGCGAAAGCGTCGACATCATCCTTCGTCCGGGTTGCTATCTCACCCACGATATCGGCGTCTACCGAGATGCTCAAACCAAGATCGAGCAGCGCAACCCCATCGCGCACAGCATGCGCTCCGGGCTTCTGCCCGCCCTTCAGGTTTGGGCCTACGTGCAATCCATTCCTGAGCCCGAGAAGGCCATCATCGCCCTCGGCAAGCGCGATGCCGCCTTCGATCTAGGCCTCCCTCTGCCCACCCTGCACTTCCGTCCCGGCGCATCAGAACCATCACCCGCATCCGGGCACTGGACTCTTACCAACATGATGGATCAGCACGCCTACATGACCATCAGCGAGGGCGACGACCTCCACGTCGGAGACATGATCGGCTTCGATATCTCGCACCCATGCCTCACCTTTGACAAGTGGCGCTCGCTCCTCGTGCTCAACGCCAAGTACCAGGTAATCGACGCTATCCAAACCTTCTTCTAA
- a CDS encoding SDR family NAD(P)-dependent oxidoreductase — protein MGETNYAQYPSLRGRVVVVTGGASGIGEALVEAFAMQGATVAFLDIQDQAAEQLIRRLEGVGCVTPTYFRCDLTDVDALQAVMRGIVSQFGTVDVLVNNAGNDTRHSVADVTSASWDRGMAINLKAQFFTVQSVIPAMQKAKFGSIINMSSIGWVIPSINNPVYVTAKAAVVGMTRTLAHELGGDNIRVNSVMPGAIQTERQVRLWLTETYKTEILSRQALKRMILPEEVARLVLFLAADDSAAITNQSYVIDGGFV, from the coding sequence ATGGGGGAGACGAACTACGCACAGTATCCGAGTTTGCGAGGGCGCGTCGTTGTGGTGACGGGTGGCGCGAGCGGGATCGGGGAGGCGCTCGTCGAGGCGTTTGCCATGCAGGGCGCGACGGTTGCGTTTCTTGACATTCAGGATCAGGCTGCTGAACAACTGATACGACGGCTGGAGGGCGTGGGGTGTGTTACGCCGACTTACTTTCGGTGCGATCTTACGGATGTGGATGCGCTGCAGGCTGTGATGCGGGGGATTGTAAGTCAGTTCGGCACGGTCGATGTGCTGGTGAACAATGCGGGGAATGATACGCGGCACTCGGTGGCTGATGTGACCTCGGCTTCGTGGGACCGGGGGATGGCTATCAATCTGAAAGCGCAGTTCTTTACGGTGCAGAGCGTGATACCGGCTATGCAGAAGGCGAAGTTCGGGTCGATCATCAACATGAGTTCGATCGGATGGGTGATCCCTTCGATCAACAATCCGGTCTATGTCACGGCGAAGGCGGCGGTTGTGGGGATGACGCGCACGCTGGCTCATGAGCTTGGCGGCGATAACATTCGGGTGAACTCCGTGATGCCCGGGGCGATCCAGACGGAACGGCAGGTTAGGCTTTGGCTGACGGAGACTTACAAGACTGAGATTCTTAGCAGGCAGGCGCTCAAGCGCATGATTCTGCCTGAGGAGGTCGCGAGGCTGGTCTTGTTTCTGGCTGCGGATGACAGCGCGGCCATCACGAATCAGAGCTATGTTATCGATGGTGGGTTCGTTTAG
- a CDS encoding N-acyl-D-amino-acid deacylase family protein, producing the protein MERCDALIRNASLLDGTGADPELLDVAISGDRILEIGRSLAYDAIRTVEAEGLTLSPGFIDVHTHDDTSVLLAPAMLPKLSQGVTTVIVGNCGISASPVRLRGELPDPMNLLGDSEVFRYPTFADYVTAVDRARPSVNVGALIGHTSLRNNHMDRLDRVATDDEIAGMRAQLQEALDGGALGLSSGLAYLSAYSASTEEVLALARPLAAAGAVYTTHMRSETETILDAMNEAFAIGRENRVPVIVSHLKCAGIVNWGRSGEVLEALEAVRETQEVGCDCYPYAAGSSTLDLRQVDERVEITITWSTHHPEVAGQSLAAIAVGWDVSQMDAARRLQPAGAIYHSISEADMRKILSHPATMIGSDGLPNDPRPHPRLWGTFPRVLGRYSREEKLLTLPDAIHKMTQMAAQRFGLAERGVIREGSFADLVLFDAERIIDLATFADPVQASAGISDVWVNGVLSYTTQGATGDRGGRFLARGKTEWIQ; encoded by the coding sequence ATGGAACGCTGCGATGCCTTGATTCGAAATGCCAGCCTGTTGGACGGGACCGGAGCCGATCCCGAGTTGCTGGATGTCGCCATTTCTGGCGATCGCATTCTTGAGATTGGACGATCTCTTGCATACGACGCCATCCGGACTGTGGAGGCTGAGGGGCTGACGCTTTCGCCAGGTTTCATTGACGTGCATACGCATGACGACACGAGCGTGTTGCTTGCACCGGCGATGTTGCCGAAGCTCTCGCAGGGCGTGACAACGGTGATTGTGGGGAATTGCGGGATCAGTGCGTCGCCGGTCCGCCTGCGTGGGGAATTGCCTGATCCGATGAACCTGCTGGGAGATTCGGAGGTCTTTCGCTATCCGACGTTCGCGGATTATGTCACGGCGGTAGATCGCGCGCGGCCTTCCGTAAATGTCGGTGCTTTGATTGGGCATACTTCGCTGCGCAACAACCACATGGACCGGTTGGACCGCGTCGCTACGGACGATGAGATTGCCGGAATGCGGGCTCAACTGCAGGAGGCGCTGGATGGTGGAGCGCTTGGCCTGAGTTCGGGGCTAGCGTATCTTTCGGCCTACTCGGCCTCAACGGAAGAGGTGCTGGCCTTGGCGCGCCCGCTCGCGGCTGCGGGAGCTGTTTACACGACGCATATGCGGTCCGAGACAGAGACGATTCTTGACGCGATGAATGAAGCTTTTGCGATTGGCCGGGAGAACCGCGTGCCCGTTATCGTCTCGCACCTGAAGTGCGCGGGTATTGTGAACTGGGGACGCAGCGGGGAGGTCCTCGAGGCGCTCGAGGCGGTTCGCGAGACGCAGGAGGTCGGATGCGACTGCTATCCGTATGCGGCTGGCTCGAGCACGCTCGATCTGAGGCAGGTTGACGAGCGGGTGGAGATTACGATTACGTGGAGTACACATCATCCGGAGGTCGCGGGGCAGTCGCTGGCCGCGATCGCCGTTGGCTGGGATGTGTCGCAGATGGATGCGGCGCGCCGGCTTCAGCCTGCGGGGGCGATTTATCACAGCATCTCAGAAGCGGATATGCGGAAGATCCTGAGTCACCCGGCGACGATGATCGGATCGGACGGACTGCCGAATGATCCACGGCCTCACCCACGTCTGTGGGGGACGTTTCCGCGGGTGTTGGGACGGTATAGCCGGGAAGAGAAGCTGCTGACTCTGCCCGATGCGATTCACAAGATGACACAGATGGCGGCGCAGCGCTTTGGGCTGGCAGAGCGCGGTGTGATCCGCGAAGGCTCTTTCGCCGACCTGGTTCTTTTCGATGCGGAGAGGATTATCGATCTGGCTACGTTTGCCGATCCGGTGCAGGCGTCTGCGGGGATATCCGACGTTTGGGTGAATGGCGTTCTTTCGTATACAACACAAGGAGCGACGGGAGATCGGGGCGGACGGTTTCTGGCTCGCGGTAAGACCGAATGGATTCAGTAA
- a CDS encoding glycosyltransferase family 2 protein encodes MIQATSDKTISIVTPCYNEQDNVRNLYTQVRDVMVSIGKYRYEHIFIDNSSKDATVAILKQIAAEDPNVKIIVNSRNFGHIRSPIHALFQARGDAVLGIVADLQDPPPMIRDLIREWENGAYCVLGIKRTSEEASLMFWLRKEYYKLAERLSSIETIQNYTGFGLYDRKVVDLVRSFDDPYPYFRGMIAEIGLPTVKLLYDQPARKFGFTKNNWYTLYDIGMLGIINHSKVPLRLATFAGFIGAGVSFLIALSYLVLKILFWSTFTFGLAPMLIGVFFISSLQLVFLGIMGEYVGAIYTQVQKRPYAVELERINFEYPPALPKSERPPDLLATQAS; translated from the coding sequence ATGATTCAGGCCACGTCCGACAAAACCATCTCGATCGTTACCCCCTGCTACAACGAGCAGGACAACGTCCGCAACCTCTACACCCAGGTTCGCGACGTGATGGTTTCCATCGGCAAGTATCGCTACGAACACATATTCATCGATAACTCCTCAAAAGACGCGACTGTCGCGATCCTGAAGCAGATCGCCGCCGAAGACCCGAACGTCAAGATCATTGTCAACTCCCGCAACTTCGGCCATATCCGCTCCCCCATTCATGCCCTCTTCCAGGCCCGCGGAGACGCCGTCCTCGGCATCGTCGCCGACCTTCAGGATCCGCCGCCGATGATCCGCGATCTCATCCGTGAGTGGGAGAACGGAGCCTATTGCGTTCTCGGCATCAAACGCACGAGCGAAGAAGCCTCGCTCATGTTCTGGCTGCGCAAGGAGTATTACAAGCTCGCCGAGCGCCTTTCCTCCATCGAGACCATCCAGAACTACACCGGATTTGGCCTCTACGACCGCAAGGTAGTAGACCTCGTCCGTTCCTTCGACGATCCATATCCTTACTTCCGCGGGATGATCGCCGAGATCGGCCTCCCCACCGTCAAGCTCCTTTACGATCAGCCAGCCCGCAAGTTCGGCTTTACCAAGAACAATTGGTATACGCTCTACGACATCGGCATGCTCGGGATTATCAACCACTCGAAGGTCCCCCTTCGTCTTGCCACCTTCGCCGGCTTCATCGGTGCGGGCGTCTCCTTCCTGATCGCCCTCAGCTACCTCGTCCTCAAGATCCTCTTCTGGTCGACCTTCACCTTCGGCTTAGCGCCGATGCTTATCGGCGTCTTCTTCATCTCCTCCCTGCAACTTGTCTTCCTCGGTATCATGGGCGAGTATGTTGGAGCCATCTACACCCAGGTTCAGAAGCGTCCTTACGCCGTCGAACTTGAACGCATCAACTTCGAGTACCCACCAGCGCTTCCCAAGTCCGAGCGTCCACCAGACCTGCTGGCGACACAAGCATCGTAG
- a CDS encoding SDR family oxidoreductase, whose product MSTVLEIPEVVTMQDPRSQYAGTPSSIEIQSAPATQQAMTEKPDCGEGSYKGSGRLAGRKALLTGADSGIGRAAAIAFAREGADVAICYLPEEQADAEEVAGYIREAGRKAVLLPGDVSHEGFCQRLVADAIDQLGGLDILVNNAGRMGKTAGILETSTERFDTLMKTNLYSMFWITKAAVAHMKPGASIINTTSVQGYDPSPGVFDYAMTKAAIANFTKGLSEPLMEKQGIRINAVAPGPIWTPLQEADGDKDKLKKLGQNTPYKRPGQPVELAPVYVLLASQEGSYITGEIYGVTGGMGIA is encoded by the coding sequence ATGTCCACCGTTCTTGAAATTCCCGAAGTCGTTACCATGCAGGACCCGCGTTCGCAGTATGCGGGGACGCCTTCCAGCATCGAGATCCAGTCCGCGCCTGCCACGCAGCAGGCAATGACGGAAAAGCCGGATTGCGGCGAAGGTTCGTACAAAGGCTCCGGGCGTCTTGCGGGGCGCAAGGCTCTGCTGACCGGAGCGGACTCCGGCATTGGGCGGGCAGCGGCGATTGCGTTTGCTCGTGAGGGCGCGGATGTCGCCATCTGTTACCTGCCAGAGGAGCAGGCGGATGCTGAAGAGGTGGCTGGGTATATTCGCGAGGCGGGACGGAAGGCGGTGCTTCTGCCGGGAGATGTCTCGCACGAGGGATTTTGTCAGAGGCTGGTTGCCGATGCGATTGATCAGCTTGGCGGGCTGGACATCCTGGTGAACAATGCCGGGCGGATGGGGAAGACGGCGGGAATCCTGGAGACGTCGACGGAGCGCTTCGACACGCTGATGAAGACGAATCTTTATTCCATGTTCTGGATCACGAAGGCGGCGGTGGCGCACATGAAGCCGGGTGCTTCGATCATCAACACGACGAGCGTGCAGGGTTATGATCCTTCGCCGGGTGTCTTCGATTATGCGATGACGAAGGCGGCGATCGCGAACTTTACCAAAGGACTGAGTGAACCGTTGATGGAGAAACAGGGGATACGCATCAATGCTGTTGCGCCGGGGCCGATCTGGACACCGCTGCAGGAGGCGGATGGGGACAAGGACAAGCTGAAGAAGCTTGGGCAGAATACGCCGTACAAGAGGCCTGGGCAGCCGGTGGAACTGGCACCGGTGTATGTGCTGCTTGCCTCGCAGGAGGGGAGTTACATCACCGGTGAGATCTATGGCGTGACGGGCGGCATGGGTATCGCTTAG
- a CDS encoding SDR family oxidoreductase: MRADPNQRVKDLFDLTGRVAIITGGAGLLGYHHGAILAAAGASVVLLDLAHANPALRAEQLQLAHGPECLGLSADITSEQSLAEARDQILEKFGRIDILINNAANNPKVETKDGATSQAWSRLENLPLHIWNEDINVGLTGAFLCARTFGAQMVRQNSGVIVNVASDLALIAPDQRLYRKEGLPEDLQPVKPVTYSVVKTALIGLTRYLATYWTAHNIRVNAISPGGVSAGQPEDFTAKLHQLIPLGRMAHKDEYQGAILFLCSDASSYMTGANLVIDGGRSCL; the protein is encoded by the coding sequence ATGCGAGCCGATCCAAACCAGCGCGTCAAAGACCTCTTCGACCTCACCGGACGCGTAGCCATCATCACCGGAGGTGCCGGTCTCCTCGGCTACCATCACGGAGCCATCCTCGCCGCCGCCGGAGCCAGCGTCGTTCTCCTCGACCTCGCTCACGCCAATCCCGCCCTCCGCGCCGAACAGCTCCAACTCGCCCACGGCCCCGAGTGCCTCGGACTCTCAGCCGACATTACCAGCGAACAATCCCTCGCCGAAGCCCGCGACCAGATCCTCGAGAAGTTCGGACGCATCGACATCCTCATCAACAACGCCGCGAACAACCCCAAGGTCGAGACCAAGGATGGAGCCACCAGCCAGGCTTGGTCCCGTCTCGAGAACCTCCCCCTCCACATCTGGAACGAAGACATCAACGTCGGTCTCACCGGAGCATTCCTCTGCGCTCGCACCTTCGGAGCCCAGATGGTCAGGCAGAACTCCGGAGTCATCGTCAACGTAGCCAGCGACCTCGCCCTCATCGCTCCCGACCAGCGCCTCTACCGCAAGGAAGGTCTACCGGAAGATCTGCAGCCGGTAAAGCCAGTCACCTACTCGGTCGTCAAAACCGCACTCATCGGCCTCACCCGCTATCTCGCCACCTACTGGACAGCCCACAACATCCGCGTCAACGCCATCTCCCCGGGAGGTGTCTCGGCCGGACAGCCCGAAGACTTCACCGCGAAGCTCCACCAACTCATCCCACTCGGCCGCATGGCCCACAAGGACGAGTACCAGGGAGCCATCCTCTTCCTCTGCTCCGACGCAAGCTCCTACATGACCGGCGCCAACCTCGTCATCGACGGAGGTCGATCCTGCCTCTAA
- a CDS encoding GtrA family protein — protein MPISQDPFLPKSRLQRLVGLFPKGQFIRYLCVGVFNTLFGYGTFVITLALLNAFVPAPFLPLTVVLASIISTPFNITVAYFGYKLFVFRTKGNHLIEWLRCFAVYGTGMIPGLLALSALTRFFQTSIDAHHTLLASALHHTEAILHLGSKSPILQKFISGKTAPGNIAGAIVTGFSTIYSFVGHKKFSFKPAKARTLKHP, from the coding sequence GTGCCCATTTCACAGGACCCGTTTCTTCCAAAAAGCCGGCTCCAGCGCCTCGTCGGCCTTTTCCCCAAAGGCCAGTTCATCCGCTATCTCTGCGTCGGAGTCTTCAACACCCTCTTCGGCTACGGAACCTTCGTTATCACCCTTGCGCTCCTGAATGCCTTCGTTCCCGCACCGTTCCTTCCCCTCACCGTCGTCCTCGCATCCATCATCTCCACACCCTTCAACATTACCGTCGCTTACTTCGGCTACAAGCTCTTCGTCTTCCGTACCAAGGGCAATCACCTCATCGAGTGGCTCCGCTGCTTCGCCGTCTACGGTACCGGCATGATTCCCGGCCTGCTCGCTCTCTCCGCCCTTACCCGCTTCTTTCAAACCAGCATCGATGCTCACCACACACTTCTTGCGTCTGCTCTCCATCACACCGAGGCCATCCTCCATCTCGGCAGCAAATCCCCCATCCTGCAAAAGTTCATATCCGGGAAAACCGCACCGGGTAACATAGCGGGAGCAATCGTCACAGGTTTTAGCACGATCTACAGCTTTGTCGGTCACAAGAAGTTCTCGTTCAAACCCGCAAAAGCTCGAACCCTCAAGCACCCATGA